One window of the Serinus canaria isolate serCan28SL12 chromosome 9, serCan2020, whole genome shotgun sequence genome contains the following:
- the LOC127059892 gene encoding alanine and glycine-rich protein-like, whose protein sequence is MPSSHVCDSRTQGGLGTGAASGQPKKLRGESRLIAGAAVAATGSGRATDGSDDGSAWWFSTSASSTGVAAEGEAAAVGALTGSAGGSDTGGTGAGGVGSTSAGTAANAIAGCDAEGKGTGAAGPNSGTGCRRSSLLSSVSPSNSGKAMGGGASATGMPTNSAGSDGSGPG, encoded by the exons ATGCCCTCAAGCCACGTGTGCGACAGCCGGACCCAGGGTGGCCTTGGCACCG gggcagcctcgggacagcccaAAAAGCTCAGGggggaatccaggctgatcGCAGGGGCCGCAGTGGCCGCCACAGGGAGCGGCCGGGCCACGGACGGCTCCGATGATGGTTCCGCTTGGTGGTTCTcaacctcagcctcctccactGGCGTGGCAGCCGAAGGCGAGGCCGCCGCTGTCGGAGCCCTcacgggctctgctggagggtcaGACACGGGAGGGACTGGCGCGGGCGGCGTGGGATCGACCTCCGCCGGCACCGCTGCGAACGCAATTGCCGGCTGcgatgcagaaggaaaagggacaggggctgcaggtcccaACTCCGGGACGGGCTGCCGTCGATCATCGCTGCTGTCGAGTGTGTCGCCGAGCAACTCGGGCAAAGCCATGGGAGGCGGTGCTTCTGCCACGGGAATGCCGACAAACTCTGCTGGAAGCGATGGGTCCGGTCCGGGCTGA
- the LOC103815706 gene encoding G-protein coupled receptor 35-like: MNVSNNCSTTDLEPHPHVRLIELALYSLIFFFGALFNVLAFWVFSCKMKKWTETRVYVMNLVFADFSVICTLPSMVYLLWNKSTRGELCRFTETMYFINMLVSIYIISFISIDRYIAIKHPLKARAFRSPSKAALLCGLLWVLVIVSATIQLGHRHTDICFQTYTLPAALSLLAIFFVFTLPLAILIFCSTEVIRNLKKHLNTNSPEEKSIHKAVHIIYANLIVFLICFLPACLGLLSRFIMESVGATCFLLCVMKNLSSVMRCIATSNCCLDSVCYYFVTREFQEAFLQPKASTQQPEATHPLQIETC; the protein is encoded by the coding sequence ATGAATGTGTCCAACAACTGCAGCACCACAGATCTAGAACCTCACCCCCATGTTCGCCTCATTGAATTAGCTCTGTACagcctcattttcttttttggagCACTGTTTAATGTCCTTGCCTTCTGGGTGTTCTCCTGCAAGATGAAGAAGTGGACAGAAACCAGGGTCTATGTAATGAATTTAGTCTTTGCTGATTTCTCTGTCATCTGCACCTTGCCTTCCATGGTTTATTTGCTCTGGAATAAGTCAACCCGAGGGGAGCTCTGCCGGTTTACAGAGACAATGTATTTTATCAACATGTTAGTGAGCATCTACATCATTTCATTCATCTCCATTGATCGATACATTGCCATAAAGCACCCTTTGAAAGCCAGGGCCTTCAGGTCCCCATCAAAGGCTGCCCTCCTCTGTGGGCTCCTGTGGGTCCTGGTCATAGTCAGTGCCACCATCCAGCTtgggcacagacacacagatatCTGCTTCCAGACCTACACCCTGCCCgctgctctcagcctgctggccattttctttgttttcactcTCCCATTAGCCATCTTGATCTTCTGCTCCACAGAAGTCATCAGGAACCTCAAGAAACATCTGAACACGAATTCACCGGAGGAGAAATCGATCCATAAAGCTGTACACATTATTTATGCAAACCTGATTGTATTTCTGATATGTTTCCTGCCAGCCTGCCTCGGGCTGCTCTCCAGGTTCATCATGGAGAGTGTTGGAGCTACctgtttcctgctctgtgtCATGAAGAACTTGTCCTCCGTGATGAGGTGCATTGCCACGTCCAACTGCTGCCTCGATAGTGTCTGCTACTACTTTGTCACCAGGGAGTTCCAGGAAGCCTTTCTACAGCCCAAAGCCAGCACTCAACAACCAGAGGCAACCCACCCCTTGCAGATAGAGACATGCTAA
- the LOC103815707 gene encoding G-protein coupled receptor 35-like, producing MENCTEGSAHGSTVVLQLVVYIPVLALGIPLNAIAFWVFCCKIKRWTETKVYMINLIVADTSLLFTLPFLLYFTNYRHPIDQLCLAIQNIYFTNMPMSIFVITLIAIDRYIAIKFPLKAKILRSPLKSASVCGFLWMAMIFYSILYLTYRSRTEGFCFRKQTLLPSYSSLFFSICGYFIPLGIVIFCSVQVIRCLKKKMATGPHETKLFQKAVQIVSVNLCVFAVCFSPFHISLLLRFAVEAAGACSLMPEVVTYIKVSACLANSNCCLDAFCYYFAAKEFPELSSMFPKCIFIRSKMNQSEESQPPTDQVMV from the coding sequence ATGGAGAACTGCACTGAGGGAAGTGCACATGGCAGCACTGTGGTGCTTCAGCTGGTGGTGTACATCCCAGTACTCGCTCTGGGGATCCCACTGAATGCAATTGCCTTCTGGGTCTTCTGCTGCAAAATCAAGAGGTGGACCGAGACCAAGGTGTACATGATCAACCTCATCGTGGCAGACACTTCCCTGCTCTTCAccctgcctttcctgctgtATTTTACCAACTACAGACATCCCATAGACCAGCTGTGTTTAGCCATACAAAACATCTATTTTACAAACATGCCTATGAGCATCTTTGTCATCACCCTGATTGCGATTGATCGATACATTGCAATCAAGTTCCCTCTAAAAGCAAAGATCCTTCGATCCCCACTGAAATCAGCTTCTGTCTGTGGCTTTCTTTGGATGGCAATgatattttattccattttgtATCTCACATATCGCAGTAGGACAGAAGGTTTTTGCTTTCGGAAACAAACTCTTCTACCTAGCTATTCCTCTTTATTCTTCAGCATCTGTGGGTATTTTATTCCCTTAGGGATTGTGATATTTTGCTCAGTACAAGTCATCAGGTGTCTAAAAAAGAAGATGGCCACAGGCCCTCATGAGACAAAATTATTCCAGAAGGCCGTGCAGATAGTTTCTGtgaatttgtgtgtgtttgctgtCTGTTTCTCCCCTTTCCACATCTCACTGCTCTTGCGGTTTGCAGTGGAAGCTGCTGGAGCTTGTTCTCTGATGCCAGAAGTTGTCACCTATATTAAGGTCTCTGCATGCTTAGCAAATTCCAATTGCTGTCTGGATGCATTTTGCTATTATTTTGCAGCCAAGGAATTTCCAGAGCTTTCTTCTATGTTCCCCAAATGTATATTTATCAGGTCCAAGATGAACCAAAGCGAGGAGTCACAGCCACCCACGGATCAAGTGATGGTATGA